Proteins found in one Sorghum bicolor cultivar BTx623 chromosome 1, Sorghum_bicolor_NCBIv3, whole genome shotgun sequence genomic segment:
- the LOC110432519 gene encoding uncharacterized protein LOC110432519 isoform X1 yields MLEAAEAQDLEETLSDVEASVGDLISAKEFEGMAAITFEFGQSTVRAEDIADMVEARFFKEGRAEAPPAGQTVPAPEEGYAVVFRDFFTCGLRMPPYHFLREVMESFNVELQHFSPNGILTLSKFAWACESYGAMPHIDTFCSYFELQRQPKKVKDAEGVECIAQFGSCAFMPRRTMPGPRCEISYCQKGKWEKDWMRAWFYVRTPAASKTLDDGSVDKVYPYASLMKELKPFSKVDPSQEMSEERVACDKAFALACRYSGGRDLVEEMVAADYWPLGRRTDEFTIEMVQVPVFGPPEGLPFPRFGAGIPEDETKESFLDRVEVSARRIVGKISEKEFLQRRSALGTMPRFNRVFEELGIEYEDYVIPPDVLLGLEKKKDSSKAVALAESKKRRGGGAVKQLAKKRRAEVVLETPVESSSARSSGAESNSVASAPAEAAAAGGAPEAAAGGAPEAEASRAVSSVRAPFASLLGEESSDAEAPVASPVREANPAESEGPRVASVGGGSPPKEVQVESSDEAESASVRRIRRAEAPLCPAGDGINSLYMAEVFTGLATAEEMAKGASVAQEGLAVPPPREPTPSALANRPSPADVLGPGASEPSITGWTDALREVHSLVGDRFRQKLRGMDFDTLLRVQYEHHSLGHHMAAALEERCSREVICRDEAIGVLKKENETLEAEKARLSEEVREFSSVRREVDSLKKERDDYKAGSEALRKEKEDAEASVAVLRTSVAEAGRVRDVALQRAEKAEDIAERLRKELDAERTSAAELQTRMRKAEAEAAAIVELYADSLAKFGGSTSAPPPGGDVGAALAWLKSHIRMLPDFVGGAVDFGALAAVSSFARLLRRGGCSHAEGVAKEDFSAAEDVGEGTSSLRKSVRNFISSFWIRFGRGEAKKIAEDRRAEEIAKKKAKVVKAGPSRPPSEACPPTQPEAEARDTGAKAPEGSGAKVSETPEAPAPPPPQV; encoded by the exons TGAATTCGGGCAGTCGACTGTGAGGGCGGAGGATATCGCTGACATGGTTGAGGCTAGATTTTTCAAGGAAGGTCGTGCGGAGGCTCCTCCTGCTGGTCAGACGGTGCCTGCGCCCGAAGAGGGGTATGCGGTGGTATTCAGGGACTTCTTCACCTGCGGACTTCGGATGCCTCCGTATCATTTCCTTCGCGAAGTGATGGAGAGCTTCAACGTGGAGCTGCAGCATTTCAGCCCCAATGGGATACTGACCCTTAGCAAATTCGCGTGGGCGTGCGAATCCTACGGAGCCATGCCCCACATCGACACCTTCTGCTCGTACTTTGAGCTCCAGCGCCAgcctaagaaggtgaaggatgcCGAAGGTGTCGAGTGTATTGCGCAGTTCggaagctgcgcgttcatgccgcgccgcacAATGCCTGGGCCGAGGTGCGAAATCTCCTACTGCCAAAAGGGgaagtgggagaaggattggatgagagCTTGGTTCTACGTGAGGACCCCCGCTGCGTCGAAGACTTTGGATGACGGCAGCGTTGACAAAGTTTATCCTTACGCGTCGCTGATGAAGGAGCTGAAGCCTTTCTCGAAGGTTGATCCTTCGCAGGAGATGTCGGAGGAACGAGTTGCTTGTGACAAGGCATTTGCGTTGGCATGCCGATACTCCGGAGGCCGGGATTTGGTTGAGGAAATGGTCGCTGCTGACTACTGGCCACTTGGCCGCAGGACCGATGAGTTCACCATTGAGATGGTGCAAGTTCCTGTGTTTGGTCCTCCGGAGGGGTTGCCGTTTCCCCGGTTCGGCGCGGGTATTCCGGAGGATGAGACCAAGGAGTCCTTCCTTGATCGCGTGGAGGTATCTGCGCGGAGGATCGTCGGGAAGATCTCGGAGAAGGAGTTTCTCCAGCGGAGGTCTGCGCTTGGGACGATGCCCCGGTTTAACCGCGTTTTTGAGGAATTGGGGATTGAGTACGAGGATTATGTTATTCCTCCGGATGTTTTGCTTgggttggagaagaagaaggactcCTCGAAGGCTGTCGCTTtggcggagtcgaagaagaggaGAGGGGGTGGCGCAGTCAAGCAGCTTGCGAAGAAGCGGAGGGCGGAGGTTGTGCTAGAGACTcctgtggagtcttcctccgcCCGCTCATCTGGTGCCGAGTCGAACTCGGTAGCTTCTGCGCCTGcggaggctgctgctgctggtggggcTCCTGAAGCTGCTGCTGGTGGAGCTCCTGAAGCTGAAGCTTCGCGTGCGGTTTCCTCTGTGCGCGCGCCTTTCGCGTCTCTGCTTGGGGAGGAGTCCTCTGACGCGGAGGCCCCCGTGGCGAGCCCTGTGCGGGAGGCGAATCCTGCGGAGTCAGAGGGTCCGCGCGTTGCTTCGGTTGGCGGAGGGTCTCCGCCTAAGGAGGTTCAGGTGGAGTCCAGCGACGAGGCTGAGTCCGCCTCCGTTCGGAGGATCAGGAGGGCGGAGGCTCCCCTTTGTCCGGCTGGTGACGGTATTAACTCGTTATACATGG CGGAGGTTTTTACTGGGCTGGCTACCGCGGAGGAAATGGCTAAGGGCGCCAGCGTCGCGCAGGAGGGGCTTGCCGTTCCTCCGCCGCGTGAGCCTACGCCCTCCGCATTGGCCAACAGGCCTTCGCCTGCTGATGTTCTTGGTCCTG GTGCTTCTGAAccttcgatcacaggttggactGATGCCTTGCGCGAGGTTCATTCCTTGGTCGGAG ATCGTTTTCGTCAGAAGCTTCGCGGCATGGACTTTGACACGCTCCTTCGCGTGCAATAtgagcaccatagcctt GGTCATCACATGGCTGCAGCCTTAGAGGAGCGTTGTTCTCGGGAGGTTATCTGCCGTGATGAGGCGATTGGTGTTCTGAAGAAGGAGAACGAGACCCTGGAGGCTGAGAAGGCTCGTCTGTCGGAGGAGGTTAGGGAGTTTTCCTCCGTCAGGAGGGAGGTTGACTCCCTAAAGAAGGAGAGGGATGACTACAAGGCTGGGTCGGAGGCTctaaggaaggagaaggaggatgcCGAAGCTTCTGTGGCGGTCCTCCGCACAAGTGTTGCTGAGGCGGGGAGAGTTAGGGATGTAGCCCTGCAGCGAGCTGAGAAggcggaggacattgctgaacgCCTTCGCAAAGAGCTTGACGCTGAGCGGACGTCTGCGGCTGAGCTGCAGACTCGCATGCGGAAGGCGGAAGCGGAGGCTGCAGCTATTGTCGAGCTCTATGCCGACTCGCTTGCGAAGTTTGGGGGAagcacctctgctcctccgccTGGCGGCGATGTTGGGGCTGCCCTCGCGTGGCTGAAGTCTCATATCCGCATGCTCCCCGACTTTGTCGGAGGtgctgttgattttggggctttggccGCGGTTAGCTCCTTCGCGAGGCTGTTGCGCCGCGGAGGTTGCTCTCACGCGGAGGGAGTTGCCAAGGAGGATTTTTCCGCGGCGGAGGACGTTGGCGAAGGGACCTCTTCCCTGCGCAAATCTGTCCGGAACTTCATcagttcgttctggattaggtttgggcgggGTGAGGCGAAGAAAATAGCGGAGGATCGTCGAGCTGag GAGATTGCGAAGAAGAAGGCTAAGGTTGTCAAGGCCGGACCTTCGCGTCCCCCGAGTGAGGCGTGCCCTCCGACCCAGCCCGAAGCGGAGGCTCGTGATACTGGTGCCAAAGCTCCGGAGGGATCTGGTGCTAAGGTTTCAGAGACTCCCGaagctcctgctcctcctccgcctcaggtgtga
- the LOC8065657 gene encoding tyrosine N-monooxygenase-like: protein MSFPTQIYMLSSNAPSSMALAPSHARAVVIALQFTILCIFFALSLLFLHRTKATSSLKKTQLMHRLPPGPAGLPVIGNMHCVVSKRPVFRWIHGLLKDMNTNIVCLRFGAVHVVAVACPEIAREVVRKNDAVFASRPETVASGLFSFGYKGSILSPYGEQWKKMRRVLTSEILSTSMEQRLQRRRAEEADHLVRFVYSQCSGTSADANSIVDVRHVAQHFCGNMIRSLVFGKRHFAVDVAAGAGNGGGGPPGPEEVAHMDALFTLLNYLYSFSVSDYIPAAWTWMVSGLDPDGHKKVAKSVMETINRLHDPIIQERIHEWDGLRKRGDKREARDFLDALVSLQDSQGRPFLSFDEIRAQTAEIMFAIVDNPSNAVEWALAEMMNQPEVMHKAMNELDTVVGKDRLVQESDIPHLNYLKACLREAFRLHPYHAFNPPHVAMEDAIVSGYLIPKGTHVLLSRLGIGRNPNVWDAPLQFCPERHLMNNKQSGHHVVLTEPDLRFVSFSVGRRGCPGVSLGSSVTVMLFARLLQGFTWTKPPGIRTVDLKESTTSLALAEPLSLQAQPRLAAHLYVSI, encoded by the exons ATGTCCTTCCCAACACAAATATATATGTTGAGCTCCAACGCACCATCAAGCATGGCACTAGCACCTAGCCATGCACGTGCCGTCGTCATCGCACTGCAGTTCACAATACTTTGCATCTTTTTTGCCCTATCTTTATTATTTCTCCATCGAACCAAAGCAACATCGTCACTCAAGAAAACACAGCTGATGCACCGACTGCCACCAGGCCCAGCTGGGTTGCCTGTCATCGGCAACATGCACTGTGTGGTGTCGAAAAGACCGGTGTTTCGATGGATTCATGGCCTTCTCAAGGACATGAACACCAACATCGTATGCCTCCGCTTTGGAGCCGTTCATGTCGTAGCGGTTGCCTGCCCAGAGATAGCCCGTGAGGTTGTCCGAAAGAACGACGCGGTCTTCGCGTCTCGCCCGGAGACAGTCGCCTCTGGACTGTTCAGCTTCGGGTACAAGGGCTCCATCCTGTCACCCTACGGCGAGCAGTGGAAGAAGATGAGGCGGGTTCTCACCTCCGAGATCCTGTCCACGTCGATGGAGCAGCGGCTACAGCGCCGGCGAGCGGAGGAGGCCGACCACCTCGTCAGGTTCGTGTACAGCCAGTGCAGCGGCACATCAGCTGACGCTAACAGCATTGTTGATGTGCGCCATGTAGCCCAGCATTTCTGCGGCAACATGATACGCAGCCTCGTGTTCGGCAAGCGACACTTCGCCGTCGACGTCGCTGCTGGTGCCggcaatggcggcggcggcccgcCGGGTCCAGAGGAGGTGGCGCACATGGACGCGCTCTTCACGCTGCTCAACTACTTGTACAGCTTCTCCGTCTCAGACTACATCCCTGCTGCGTGGACATGGATGGTTTCTGGGCTCGACCCTGACGGTCATAAGAAGGTTGCCAAGAGTGTAATGGAGACTATAAACAGACTGCATGATCCCATCATACAAGAGAGGATCCATGAGTGGGATGGTCTTCGCAAACGCGGTGACAAGAGAGAGGCCAGAGATTTTCTTGATGCCCTAGTCTCTCTTCAGGATTCACAAGGGCGACCTTTCTTATCGTTTGATGAAATAAGAGCGCAGACAGCG GAGAtaatgtttgcaattgttgacaATCCATCAAACGCGGTTGAGTGGGCACTCGCGGAGATGATGAACCAACCAGAGGTGATGCACAAAGCAATGAACGAGCTGGACACTGTGGTTGGCAAGGACAGACTCGTGCAAGAATCCGACATCCCTCACCTCAACTATCTGAAAGCGTGTCTGCGGGAGGCCTTCCGCTTACACCCCTACCATGCTTTCAACCCACCCCACGTCGCCATGGAAGACGCCATTGTCTCCGGCTACCTCATTCCCAAGGGCACCCATGTTCTTCTAAGCCGGTTGGGGATTGGCAGGAACCCTAACGTCTGGGATGCTCCTCTCCAGTTCTGTCCAGAGCGACATCTGATGAACAACAAGCAGTCAGGCCACCATGTGGTTCTCACAGAGCCAGACCTTAGGTTTGTCTCATTCAGCGTAGGAAGGAGGGGATGCCCAGGGGTGTCACTTGGCAGCTCTGTTACAGTGATGTTATTCGCAAGGCTTCTGCAAGGGTTCACAtggaccaagcctcctggcaTTCGTACAGTCGATCTCAAGGAATCCACTACAAGTCTCGCACTCGCTGAGCCGCTCTCCTTACAAGCTCAGCCTCGTTTGGCAGCGCATCTTTATGTGTCTATTTAG
- the LOC8065658 gene encoding uncharacterized protein LOC8065658 yields MAAAPVEVGAQGTVGSLVLREVEYFRRMEVAGGHGKKSSSKVVGASGGSGSGSPWSDSGKKPKPTTKKKGAVAAGNGSFLPRMCSSAEVAEDPGSGRRERPSRVRYRPLGDDDGDALPQQD; encoded by the coding sequence ATGGCGGCAGCGCCGGTGGAGGTGGGCGCGCAGGGCACGGTGGGCTCGCTGGTGCTCCGGGAGGTCGAGTACTTCCGGCGGATGGAGGTCGCCGGCGGCCACGGCAAGAAGAGCAGCAGCAAGGTCGTTGGAGccagcggcggcagcggcagcggcagcccgTGGAGCGACAGCGGCAAGAAGCCGAAGCCGACGACGAAGAAGAAGGGTGCCGTAGCAGCAGGCAATGGGTCCTTCTTGCCGAGGATGTGCTCGTCGGCGGAGGTCGCCGAGGACCCCGGCAGCGGCCGGAGGGAGCGGCCGTCCAGGGTCCGCTACCGGCCTCTGGGCGACGACGACGGGGACGCTCTGCCTCAGCAGGACTAG
- the LOC110432519 gene encoding uncharacterized protein LOC110432519 isoform X2 has protein sequence MLEAAEAQDLEETLSDVEASVGDLISAKEFEGMAAITFEFGQSTVRAEDIADMVEARFFKEGRAEAPPAGQTVPAPEEGYAVVFRDFFTCGLRMPPYHFLREVMESFNVELQHFSPNGILTLSKFAWACESYGAMPHIDTFCSYFELQRQPKKVKDAEGVECIAQFGSCAFMPRRTMPGPRCEISYCQKGKWEKDWMRAWFYVRTPAASKTLDDGSVDKVYPYASLMKELKPFSKVDPSQEMSEERVACDKAFALACRYSGGRDLVEEMVAADYWPLGRRTDEFTIEMVQVPVFGPPEGLPFPRFGAGIPEDETKESFLDRVEVSARRIVGKISEKEFLQRRSALGTMPRFNRVFEELGIEYEDYVIPPDVLLGLEKKKDSSKAVALAESKKRRGGGAVKQLAKKRRAEVVLETPVESSSARSSGAESNSVASAPAEAAAAGGAPEAAAGGAPEAEASRAVSSVRAPFASLLGEESSDAEAPVASPVREANPAESEGPRVASVGGGSPPKEVQVESSDEAESASVRRIRRAEAPLCPAGDAEVFTGLATAEEMAKGASVAQEGLAVPPPREPTPSALANRPSPADVLGPGASEPSITGWTDALREVHSLVGDRFRQKLRGMDFDTLLRVQYEHHSLGHHMAAALEERCSREVICRDEAIGVLKKENETLEAEKARLSEEVREFSSVRREVDSLKKERDDYKAGSEALRKEKEDAEASVAVLRTSVAEAGRVRDVALQRAEKAEDIAERLRKELDAERTSAAELQTRMRKAEAEAAAIVELYADSLAKFGGSTSAPPPGGDVGAALAWLKSHIRMLPDFVGGAVDFGALAAVSSFARLLRRGGCSHAEGVAKEDFSAAEDVGEGTSSLRKSVRNFISSFWIRFGRGEAKKIAEDRRAEEIAKKKAKVVKAGPSRPPSEACPPTQPEAEARDTGAKAPEGSGAKVSETPEAPAPPPPQV, from the exons TGAATTCGGGCAGTCGACTGTGAGGGCGGAGGATATCGCTGACATGGTTGAGGCTAGATTTTTCAAGGAAGGTCGTGCGGAGGCTCCTCCTGCTGGTCAGACGGTGCCTGCGCCCGAAGAGGGGTATGCGGTGGTATTCAGGGACTTCTTCACCTGCGGACTTCGGATGCCTCCGTATCATTTCCTTCGCGAAGTGATGGAGAGCTTCAACGTGGAGCTGCAGCATTTCAGCCCCAATGGGATACTGACCCTTAGCAAATTCGCGTGGGCGTGCGAATCCTACGGAGCCATGCCCCACATCGACACCTTCTGCTCGTACTTTGAGCTCCAGCGCCAgcctaagaaggtgaaggatgcCGAAGGTGTCGAGTGTATTGCGCAGTTCggaagctgcgcgttcatgccgcgccgcacAATGCCTGGGCCGAGGTGCGAAATCTCCTACTGCCAAAAGGGgaagtgggagaaggattggatgagagCTTGGTTCTACGTGAGGACCCCCGCTGCGTCGAAGACTTTGGATGACGGCAGCGTTGACAAAGTTTATCCTTACGCGTCGCTGATGAAGGAGCTGAAGCCTTTCTCGAAGGTTGATCCTTCGCAGGAGATGTCGGAGGAACGAGTTGCTTGTGACAAGGCATTTGCGTTGGCATGCCGATACTCCGGAGGCCGGGATTTGGTTGAGGAAATGGTCGCTGCTGACTACTGGCCACTTGGCCGCAGGACCGATGAGTTCACCATTGAGATGGTGCAAGTTCCTGTGTTTGGTCCTCCGGAGGGGTTGCCGTTTCCCCGGTTCGGCGCGGGTATTCCGGAGGATGAGACCAAGGAGTCCTTCCTTGATCGCGTGGAGGTATCTGCGCGGAGGATCGTCGGGAAGATCTCGGAGAAGGAGTTTCTCCAGCGGAGGTCTGCGCTTGGGACGATGCCCCGGTTTAACCGCGTTTTTGAGGAATTGGGGATTGAGTACGAGGATTATGTTATTCCTCCGGATGTTTTGCTTgggttggagaagaagaaggactcCTCGAAGGCTGTCGCTTtggcggagtcgaagaagaggaGAGGGGGTGGCGCAGTCAAGCAGCTTGCGAAGAAGCGGAGGGCGGAGGTTGTGCTAGAGACTcctgtggagtcttcctccgcCCGCTCATCTGGTGCCGAGTCGAACTCGGTAGCTTCTGCGCCTGcggaggctgctgctgctggtggggcTCCTGAAGCTGCTGCTGGTGGAGCTCCTGAAGCTGAAGCTTCGCGTGCGGTTTCCTCTGTGCGCGCGCCTTTCGCGTCTCTGCTTGGGGAGGAGTCCTCTGACGCGGAGGCCCCCGTGGCGAGCCCTGTGCGGGAGGCGAATCCTGCGGAGTCAGAGGGTCCGCGCGTTGCTTCGGTTGGCGGAGGGTCTCCGCCTAAGGAGGTTCAGGTGGAGTCCAGCGACGAGGCTGAGTCCGCCTCCGTTCGGAGGATCAGGAGGGCGGAGGCTCCCCTTTGTCCGGCTGGTGACG CGGAGGTTTTTACTGGGCTGGCTACCGCGGAGGAAATGGCTAAGGGCGCCAGCGTCGCGCAGGAGGGGCTTGCCGTTCCTCCGCCGCGTGAGCCTACGCCCTCCGCATTGGCCAACAGGCCTTCGCCTGCTGATGTTCTTGGTCCTG GTGCTTCTGAAccttcgatcacaggttggactGATGCCTTGCGCGAGGTTCATTCCTTGGTCGGAG ATCGTTTTCGTCAGAAGCTTCGCGGCATGGACTTTGACACGCTCCTTCGCGTGCAATAtgagcaccatagcctt GGTCATCACATGGCTGCAGCCTTAGAGGAGCGTTGTTCTCGGGAGGTTATCTGCCGTGATGAGGCGATTGGTGTTCTGAAGAAGGAGAACGAGACCCTGGAGGCTGAGAAGGCTCGTCTGTCGGAGGAGGTTAGGGAGTTTTCCTCCGTCAGGAGGGAGGTTGACTCCCTAAAGAAGGAGAGGGATGACTACAAGGCTGGGTCGGAGGCTctaaggaaggagaaggaggatgcCGAAGCTTCTGTGGCGGTCCTCCGCACAAGTGTTGCTGAGGCGGGGAGAGTTAGGGATGTAGCCCTGCAGCGAGCTGAGAAggcggaggacattgctgaacgCCTTCGCAAAGAGCTTGACGCTGAGCGGACGTCTGCGGCTGAGCTGCAGACTCGCATGCGGAAGGCGGAAGCGGAGGCTGCAGCTATTGTCGAGCTCTATGCCGACTCGCTTGCGAAGTTTGGGGGAagcacctctgctcctccgccTGGCGGCGATGTTGGGGCTGCCCTCGCGTGGCTGAAGTCTCATATCCGCATGCTCCCCGACTTTGTCGGAGGtgctgttgattttggggctttggccGCGGTTAGCTCCTTCGCGAGGCTGTTGCGCCGCGGAGGTTGCTCTCACGCGGAGGGAGTTGCCAAGGAGGATTTTTCCGCGGCGGAGGACGTTGGCGAAGGGACCTCTTCCCTGCGCAAATCTGTCCGGAACTTCATcagttcgttctggattaggtttgggcgggGTGAGGCGAAGAAAATAGCGGAGGATCGTCGAGCTGag GAGATTGCGAAGAAGAAGGCTAAGGTTGTCAAGGCCGGACCTTCGCGTCCCCCGAGTGAGGCGTGCCCTCCGACCCAGCCCGAAGCGGAGGCTCGTGATACTGGTGCCAAAGCTCCGGAGGGATCTGGTGCTAAGGTTTCAGAGACTCCCGaagctcctgctcctcctccgcctcaggtgtga